Genomic window (Candidatus Beckwithbacteria bacterium):
AAAGTCCCAATTTCAGTTGGCGTGGTTGGCTTCCCTTGCTCATCAATAGCATTAACACTGGAAACCGTCCCGGAAAACTGGAAGGGATTGCCATAGGATTGCTGATTGAACCACATAAAAAAATATAGTGGCAATACAACAGTAGCAATAGATAAAATACCGGGTAACCATAGAGAAATTTTGACTTTAGCTCTCCCTGGACTAATTATTAACAATCTTCCAGCTGCAAATAGAGCAATCGGAAACATCAAGAATAAATTTGGGTAATCAATAGGAATGGCGGCGGCGGCCAAAAACCAAATCAAGCCTAGCGACCACCAGGTTTTAAATTTGATGAGCAAATAGAGACTGGCTAATATTAGAAACGTTGAAATATGGTGTTGGAAAAACGAAACTCCATACACAAAGGCTGGAGTAGCAAAGAGGAAAATCAAACCTCCCAATAAAGCAGCCAGCTTTGGCACACCTAAAAGTCGGGCAATAGCTTGGATTAAAATCAGGTTTAAAAGTGCAAAAAGCGCCACAATCGCATAGGTACCAATTTGAGCAGCTCCAAACAACTTTCCTACCATATAACCAGGAGCTGTCATAAAAGAAACCCCGGGAGCAAACATGGAAACGTAGTGTCCATTTTTATAGCCTAAATCAGGCGTAGCAAACCGGGCCACCGGCAGGGAAAAATAAAATGATTTGTCTTCAACCAGCGAGTAAAGCAAGGCAAAGCGACCTCGCTCTGGTGAAAGCTCCAATGGTCCTTTATCTGTCCAGTAAGCACTGGTCAACTCCTGAGCGACTGGATTACCAAGCCTGCCTCGCAAGGCTAAAACAATAGTTAAACATGCTAGGGCTAAAACGAAAATGGTAATAAAATCAATTTTTTTAAACATAAGTAAAGTATAGCAAGTGAATAAGGTCACCGGTGGGTAAAGTAATATTCGGGCAAATCTGGCACAAGTCCTTTTGGAAATAACCCAAAAATTTGAGTTTTATAGCCTTTGATCATGGTTTTCTTTTGATCTCCACATTTAGAAAATCTGGTTTTGATCAATTGATTTGTTTTAATAAATTCTGTGTCCAAATCTTCCTTTAACCCATAAGGAAAATCCAACCAGTAGACTACGTTTCTTGCCAACTTACTACAAACTTTTCTGATAATAATGTGGTCAACATGCTTACCAACTCCCAGTGGAGCAAAGACTACAGCTTTTTTTGGTATTTGTCTTGCTAGCTGGTCACTAATTTGATTAATCAAAGTATTTTCTTCTTTGGCTACTTGACCCAATAACACATGCCATCGATACGTAGGGTAGACGTGTAAAAATTCCGGTAACAGTTTGCCCAAAAATTGTAAAAATTGTTTATTGCTTTGTTTTTTACGGAAAGAGGCATCAGTATATGGTAAATGTTCAACTTTGACATTGTGGAGCTTAAACACTTCCCTATCCTCTACTCTTCTATCTGCAAAAAGTTTTTGTAAATCTTGGTAACCGTTGACTTTTAAATGCTGTCTCCCTGACAACGTATATGGCCCTTCTGAGCCTTTGGTAAAAACAGTTATGACAGTCACTTTGGTTTTTGAGCTTAGGTATGCAATCAAATCCCCAGCCGACAAAGCCGCATCATCCAAGTGGGGCGAGATAAAAAAGCAGGGAATTTTTTCTTTGACAATGGTTGCTAGTAATGTTTTAAACATAATTTTTATTTACTAGAACATCTTTAATTATTTGTTTGTATTTTTCTACTACTAAATCCCAACTAAATATTTTTACTCCTTCTTCGCAAGCATGGGAAATAGCGGTTCTCAGTTTTTCATCTTGGCCCATTGTTTTAATAGCTTGAGATAATGCTTCTTTATCAAAGTCTTTTACGAGATAGCAGCAATCTTTAGGAATCCAACTAAGGCCATCAATAGTAAAACCAACTATGGGTAACCGATAGGCTAAAGCTTCCAAAGCTACTACTGAAAAAGTTTCAAACCTAGAAGGAATCACAATAAAAGAAGCTTGGCGGAGCAATTTCCTTTTTTCTTTGCCAACAACTTTACCGAGCAATATAACTCTATCTTGCAATTCTAGTTTGTGTATCATTTTTCTCAACCGATTTTCTTCAGTTTTAGTTCCACTCCCAGCAATAATCAAGTTCTGCTTAACTTGATCCTCAGTTTGTTTATACGATTCAAGTAAGATATCTAATCCCTTTTGGTCAATTTCCAATCTTCCTAAAAACAGAATAAAATTTTTATGAGTTTTGGTGGTTGGCAAAGCATACACATCAACTCCATTGCTGACTACATACATTTGAGCTTTAGGATTGACGGCTGAAATTCTGTTTTTAATCTTTTGAGTTAAAACAATAAAATGCTGATAACTACGAAGTCCAAGGTTTTCAAAAAAAATAAACGGTAGCTTGTACTTGCGCTGCATATCTTCCCCTGCCAGCATGTGCACTAAACCTATCACCGGTTTTTTAGTAAACAGTGGTAAACAGGTAGTAGAAAATGGTGGGGTAAAGCTTTCAATCCATAAATCATATTGTTCACTGATGGCTTTGTAGATTAAAGCAATTTGAAATGCCAACTGACTCAGTTTTGGTCCCAACCAAGTTATTCCAATATGGCAATACTGTATTCTATTGATTTTTTTATCATGACAACCCGGATATTTGCCTGTAAAAATAGTAACGTTATAGTTTTTAGTTAACGCCTTAGCTACTTTATGTACTGCTAAAGCTCCACCTCCTGCATAGTAAGGATTTTTTAGACTGTCGTAGCTGGAAAAAACTATACGTGCTTTCATAAGGTATCTTTAGTAGAACTAATGACAGTCCAATTGGCACTAACTTCCTTTTTATCAAAAAATGCCACCAAGTGAACTAAGGGTACTACCCCTATATAAATTAAAGTCCATCCAGGGCTTTGCGTCATACTTTGCCACAGTCC
Coding sequences:
- a CDS encoding glycosyltransferase family 4 protein, encoding MKARIVFSSYDSLKNPYYAGGGALAVHKVAKALTKNYNVTIFTGKYPGCHDKKINRIQYCHIGITWLGPKLSQLAFQIALIYKAISEQYDLWIESFTPPFSTTCLPLFTKKPVIGLVHMLAGEDMQRKYKLPFIFFENLGLRSYQHFIVLTQKIKNRISAVNPKAQMYVVSNGVDVYALPTTKTHKNFILFLGRLEIDQKGLDILLESYKQTEDQVKQNLIIAGSGTKTEENRLRKMIHKLELQDRVILLGKVVGKEKRKLLRQASFIVIPSRFETFSVVALEALAYRLPIVGFTIDGLSWIPKDCCYLVKDFDKEALSQAIKTMGQDEKLRTAISHACEEGVKIFSWDLVVEKYKQIIKDVLVNKNYV